The Salvelinus fontinalis isolate EN_2023a chromosome 34, ASM2944872v1, whole genome shotgun sequence region gagagggctcagaacgcacccttgtggggccccggtgttgaggatcagcggggtggagatgttgttacctaccctcaccacctgggggcggcccgtcaggaagtccaggacgcagttgcacagggcggggtcgagacccagggtctcgagcttgatgacgagtttggagggtactatggtgttaaatgctgagctgtagtcgatgaacagcattctcacataggtattcctcttgtccagatgggttagggcagtgtgcagtgtggttgcgattgcgtcgtctgtggacctattgggtcggtaagcaaattggagtgggtctagggtgtcaggtagggtggaggtgatatggtccttgactagtctctcaaagcacttcatgatgacggaagtgagtgctacggggcggtagtcgtttagctcagttaccttagcttttttgggaacaggaacaatggtggtcctcttgaagcatgtgggaacagcagactgggataaggattgattgaatatgtccttaaacacaccagccagctggtctgcgcatgctctgaggacgcggctgggaatgccgtctgggcctgcagccttgcgagggttaacacgtttaaatgttttactcacctcggctgcagtgaaggagagcccgcaggttttggtagcgggccgtgtcagtggcactgtattgtcctcaaagcgagcaaaaaagttatttagcctgtctgggagcaagacatcctggtccgcgacggggctggttttctttttgtaatccgtgattgactgtagaccctgccacatacctcttgtgtctgagctgttgaattgcgactctactttgtctctatactgggacttagtttgtttgattgccttgcggagagaatagctacactgtttgtattcggtcatgtttccggtcaccttgccctggttaaaagcagtggttcgcgctttcagtttcacgcgaatgctgccatcaatccacggtttctggtttgggaatgttttaatcgttgctgtgggtacgacatcgtcaatgcactttctaatgaacttgctcaccgaatcagcgtattcgtcaatattgttgttggacgcaatgcggaacatatcccaatccacgtgatcgaagcagtcttgaagcgtggaatcagattggtcggaccagcgttgaacagacctgagcgagggagcttgttgttttagtttctgtttgtaggctggaagcaacaaaatggagtcgtggtcagcttttccgaaaggagggcgggggagggccttatatgcgtcgcggaagttagtataacaatgatccaaggttttaccagccctggtagcacaatcgatgtgctgatagaatttagggagttttgttttcagattagccttgttaaattccccagctacgatgaatgcagcctcagggtgtgtggtttccagtttacaaagagtcagataaagttcgttcagggccatcgatgtgtctgcttgggggggaatatatacggctgtggttataatcgaagagaattcccttggtagataatgcggtcgacatttgattgtgaggaattctagatcaggtgaacagaatgacttgagttcctgtatgttgttatgatcacaccacgtctcgttaatcataaggcatacacccccgcccctcttcttaccagaaagatgtttgtttctgtcggcgcgatgcgtgaagaaaccagctggctgcaccgactccgttagcgttaTCCTGGTTTTTAAACCCATGGTAAGCGTACATAGAGCCCATTCACTCTCCTCATATTGCTAAAAGGGGTTACAGACTGTCTGTGGAGAATTTGATGAAaagactacactcttagaaaaaaaggtgctatctagaatctaatcgggttctttggctgttcctataggagaaccctttgaagaaccccttttggttcgaggtagaacccctttggttccaggtagaactcttttgggttccatgaaaaccctttccacagagggttcatcatagaacccttttgggttctacctggaacaaaaagagttatcctatggggacagctgaaaaacccttttggaaccattttttctaagagtgtgtgaTTTATGTTATGTCTTTCAGGCAGGTCAGTTGATTGATAAACTGGGCACCAAAGTGGTTCAGAACATTAGGAAGGACTATGGAGGAAATTCAGACGTCACCGCTCTCTGGAATGTAACTATGGATACGGTACTTTACAATATCTTGCCGGCCTGTTTTAATACCTTGGAAATAAGATGTTAGGCCTGCAAATAATGTCTCAAATAACATTATGTCATTTATATTTGCTTGTGTATTAGAAatcttattcagtttagtcaacAGAATTGTTCTAATaagatctgtctctgtgtccactCTAGCTAAAGTGCTGTGGATTCTACAACTATACAGACTTCACTGACTCTCCATTTGAAAAATACACCCATCTCTATCCTCAACAGTGCTGCCACAGTGCTGATTTCAGCTCTTGTGATGGTACAAGTGCTGtatgttaagttcatgttttaagtatccctatatttcagTTATTACGGTGATATCACTGTTATTAGTACGCCTGCGCAGTAGTATAACTGTCGGTGGAACTGGCCTGAGTGTAATGGTGACGATGTACGGTGAAGTAAACCTTGTTCAACTGGAACCTagtcgttgtgtcattttgagTTAACACTGTAGTCAGTGCGGATCCAAACTTAGTACGAGCTCTGAACTCATCACCTCAACAAGTTAATCACGCTCCATCCATACTCAAACTCATCAATGGAAGGCCCATTTGAGAATGTAACACACTTTACTGTTGGACACCCAGTGGCCTCACCTGTCTAAATAACTGTATTACATTTGTGTGTCCCCACAGACAATCATCGGCTGCTTCCCAAAGCTTATGCAACTGATTGATGAAAACACTATTGTCATTGTGGCAGTGGCATTGGGAATCGCTGCTCTTGAGGTACTGTtgactccttccctccctcggtCTATTTCAAGGTCACATTCTCTTTTGTTTTGAAATACcacaaatgtaaatgtagatgcTTTGATGCAAATTCAACCAAAATAATGTGATGTTGTGTTCAGTTTCATACAGTGGGCTTTGTTTAAAAGTATAGCATAACCAAAGCATTTATTTACTGTTCCTGTTTCCCTAGATATTGGCGATGGTTGTCTCCATGACTTTGTACTGCATAATAGGCTCAAAGAGTGACTGACTGAAAACCAATGGAGGGAGGGCCATGGAGACATCTGCCTGGATGGCATCTCTGGACCCTCCTTAGGACAACTACAGGGATGGATGCATAAGAATCTCTGAAATCACCAAGGCTGAAGAGAAATCTAAGGAAGCTTTGTGATAAGGATAGGCGCCCCCCCCCACTGAGCCAGATTAAATTAAATCCTCTACGAGATTATTGGATATGGGAAAATGTCTATTTGTATTGAAATCTTTTATTGTATACGTATTTCACCTGAAAATGATGCTGTCTTACATTTAGATTGAAGCAAAACATTGCGTCCTATGTTCATTCCACTTTGCACAGTATCATCAAGGTTTATATTAAAATAACATTATCAATTCACTGTCAGGAAATATATATATGTGCCactttttataattttattaATTGATTTTCTACAGATGCTACATGCTCTGGAGAATCAATAAAAAGGTTGCAACTTGCAACGTTCTGAAAATAAGTTTAAGTGATTTATTGCATTGTAACTATTGTATAATGGCAATGTTTTTAAATTACGTTTAACTCACGTTTTGGTATCAAAGGCACACATCTTTCCTAGTCCAAGTTCTCTCTAAAATAGTTCAATCTGTGTGGTGTCTATCTGCTGTTGGAAATTCTTTCTTTAGTGTCTTCAGAAAGGAAGCAAAACGGAGATTCACCACAGAACAGAGTTActaaacccagaggcgcaacatcgcgagacttccgggaacgcttgCGAAACAGACAACCGACCAGGCCGGGGTTTGTGGTTTAAAAAGTTAATGAGAGAAGTGAAATATAAAGGCACAACGTAGTTTCGAGGCAATGTCTTAAGTAATTGAACACGTTATTACTCaaacctcgtgaaagtgacaaactaaCACGTTTTCATTTTCGTTCAAAAACTTTAAGGAGTGCATTTGATTTTGACGGCCTTGACATGTGCAGTTTGGCGCGAGACGACCGTTAGAGCCGATGACGTTTTCTATGCATGAGTTTAGCTAgcaacgtcgccatgacatcgcctacaagtgtgatcggggatttctattggagaagcagttttagcCTTTCTTCATACTGTACTGGTTTTGACCGCAGTGTGTTGTGACTGGACCGAAAATATGACACCTGTTGGCCAGGCAGACACAGCCAGTTGGCAGCAAGTAGGCCTTAATAGCAGTAGGTCTAAATCGTCTGGACCTATTAAAAGTAAGGACAGACGGTCCTTATTTTTTCATGTGACCATTTTGCCTATGCTagctaatgctaacgttagctatctagctaaaatggcgctagctagatagctaatttaACTATAACGTCTAAACATAAAGGGttgactagctaagttagctaccTACCAGTAACAAGCGATCCATAGTCAGgtcactaacgttagctagctacaatagCTAGTCTAGCTAGGCTAATAGTTAGCGAACACTAGCCAGCTCGAACTGATCGTTAATGTTAGTTATTAAAGGGAGAATctgggattggtacatccatttttGTATCCATATTTTTAATTAGTGATACTATTAGCTAGCTATTtactcttgaagaatataactcatACATGTATCATGAGCTTAACGTTAGTTAAACTGCTTTACCACATTCAAACTCAACATTGTATAAGCATATCTattccattgtttgtaaacactGTACTTTTAAACAAACTctgtatagcttcaaaacatggttaacaTTTGGatctaatggatggtcagtcctggcaTTCATAGCTccatctatgaatttgagagtagttacatttcttcagccccatctttcagctgtttaccaaaaatGTGTCTCATTCACCAATATTATTATAAGCCTATCCTGTTCTGTATAATTTTGTCATATCTTTTCTCCTTTGGTTAAAGAAGGTCGAATTTGCAAAATGGCTAGACATGACAAACTGTACACATGGATGCGGTATTCGATGTTGCTGCTTTGTGTGATACTTGTTGTAAGTAGCTAAATGTTGCCGAGCTAGCAAACAAAGCCCAGTtgaactgtgtctgtgtttgaaatgcaaatAATGAACATTCTTCTATAATTGATCATGTAAACTGTTCTTGGCTAGCTATAGAAATAAGTTGCCCTCTCATAAAGCCTAGGTTTGTGAATGCATTGCAAAAGTCAAACACACAGAAGAAGACAGCAACTGCTGTTGTTGtcactgtaatattagctagccTGAGAAATCCATCTGGCAAAACATAGAAGAAAAAAACAGGTCCATAACAACTCAAATGCAATTTCTTAGCTGatgatttaaaaaacaaattTAACGAAAGAACACCAccatccttctctcccctccagaTAAGTGGTTTTGTGCTGCTGGGGCTAGGCGCATGGATTAGATATGGAGCAGCTACGTTTGTGGATGTCCTGGGCCCCTACTCATCTCAGCTCATCTACATCAGCTACATCTGTATTGGTATGGGCTCAGTGCTGTCTTTCACGGGTCTCATCGGCTGCTGTGGGGTTTGGAAAGAGAACCGCTTCTTTATCATGCTGGTGAGAGAAAACAGTTGTGCAGTCAATTTCAAGGCACCAAACAATAATTGTCttactgtattatactactgCAGAGTTGTAAATATCCCACTCTTTCCCCCCTGCAAGCTTCAATAAGAGGCAATAGTTTTCCTATCTCTGCATTTTTTGTACCCTGTACAGTTTTTCTTCATCGTGACAATGCTGTTTGTTGCTGAAATCATTGGGACTATTTTTGTCTTGACGTACCGGAATCTGGTAAGAATAAATGAACACTCTGGCATCTGTATCATCAAGTAGGCGAACCTATGTCATAATTTAGAGCACTGTAAATTATTGATTTATTTGTATGATATAGCCTAGCCAGGCTATGCCTTTCAATAAGCTGTGATGTGTAAATGTGACAGGTTAGATTAGTGGTACGTGATGCAAGCAAGAATTCCCTGATGACTGCCTATATGGGCCCAGCGGCAACTGACCCAATCTCAACAGCATGGAACACAGTCATGGTCAAGGTGAGAAGCTCTAATGGGGAAAGGTCCAAATAGGCTTGGCTTTACTATTTGGTTCCTTTGACCACCAGAGCATCCCAGACAGTAGTTATCACAGCTAATGTCTTTGATGTCTGTTTTTCATCTCTTAGTTCAAATGCTGTGGTTTTGAGAACTCGACTGTAGATTTCAAGGGCTCTGTGTTCAGTACAACCACGGGTTTGAACTACCCTAAGACTTGCTGCGTGAACAAGACCCTTGCAGACTGACGGTATCACCATCACTCCAAGTCTGATCCAACCACAGGTAACCTATCCCAGTGCCTCACTGCACTATGTTGTATGAGTCTGTGCTCTAAAGCTGGAAAGCCTTAAGCCAAATGCCCCctgtgtgtttcccccagagctgCTTTGGTAAGGTCATCACAGTGATCAGAGAGCAGAGTGTCATCCTGGAATCAGCAGCTGGCTGCATACGTATGATGGAGGTATActatgggagaatctcaattggttTTGCTTGACTCCTCGCGTCgtctcctccgtcctctcctcACCTGATGAAAAGATAGCGCCGAAGAACATGcctgacgttttacattctcccaaccaattgtgctattttgttagtttttgttttgtgtaacttatttttcaacttattgtgtacataatgctgcttctaccGTCTCTTataccgaaaataacttctggacatcagaacagcgattactcattGCGGACTGGAGGAAACTTTTTCCTTTAAGGAGTCCGatgagaaggatatcctgctttcactggaactgGCCCAGATCCCCaccttttgcgtgaagaaaagatgaAGGAAAAGGGGCCGCAGATCGGGCAGCCTTCTAagaatccgtaggcgagcgagtaaactcccactgccatctgttcttcttgctaacatgcaatcattggaaaataaaactgatgacctacgattaagatCCAACCAACGgaaacattaaaaactgtaacatcttatgtttcaccgagatgtGGCTGAATGATGATACGGAATATAGAGCTagtgggattttccatgcaccggcagaacagagacgctacctctggtaagacgaggggtgggggtgtgtgtctttgtcaataacagcgggtgcgcgatgtctaatattaaagatgtTTCGAGGTATTGctagcctgaggtagagtaccttatgataagctgtagaccacactatctaccaaaagagttctcatctatattatttgcagccgtctatttaccaccacagaacgaagctggcactaagaccacactcaaccaactctataaggccataagcaaagaagaaaatgctcacccagaagcggcgctcctagtggctggggactttaatgcaggcaaacttaaatcagttttaccaaatttttaccagcatgtcacatgtgcaaccagagaagaagaaaaatCCTATTCCACCTTTACAGACCCCGATCTGAacgtccgcgggtagccagcaggttatccagccggatggacaggtccacaaGCTGGTTGaatgtgagggtggtgtctctgcaggccaactcccgacggacgtcccgGAGCAGACTGCAGTgataatggtcgatcagggccctgtcatttCATCCCGTGCTGGCAGCCAGGGTCCGAAACTCCAGGGCGAACTCCTGGGTGCTCCTCTTGCCCTGCCTCAGATGGAAGAGGCGTTCCCCCGCCGCTCTACCCTCGGGTGGGTGTTCGAAGACTGCccggaaacggcgggtgaactcctcaaactggtccaacgccgcatctccctctctccacacggcgttggcccactccagggctttcccgatGAGGCACtagacgagggcggacaccctctcacgGCCCGAAAGAGCCGGGTGGATGGTTGCCAGGTATAAGTCCAGCTGCAACAGGAACCCCTGACAGTTCGCAGCCGTCCCATCGTATTCCTAGGGAAAGAAGAGACGAATCCCACAGGAGAAGGAGGGGCGCGTAGTGGAGACCctggttgtgctggtggaggcgttggtagaactccctgtctctcccagcggtccattttATGGACAACGCGGTTCATGGCGGTGCCAAGATGGTGGAGCATTGCTGCATGCTCCCGGACGCGCTCCACCACCCCTATACccggggtacctgctcctgctgactccataaatGGGTCCGGAattctgtaaggggtgcgtactggcggcagagaagtcaggcgcaggagagcaaaaactgtgttACAACGGCTCAGTTTAATAATACAAATCACCTTAAACAGAACAATCAATACAATGGGTACAAAACCTCTCGCACACCATaataacgtgcacaagcacttacaaaaaacaaaaaaaaaaacgggttaaatacacaacatgtaatgatggaattgaaaccaggtgtgtgggcagacaagacaaaacaagtgtgaggttattttcctgacaccacactccgagggccctcacctcctccctgtaggccgtctcgtcgttgttggtaatcaagcctaccactgtagtgccgtccgcaaacttgatgattgagttggaggcgtgcatggccacgcagtcgtgggtgaacagggagtacaggagagggctcagaacgcacccttgtggggccccggtgttgaggatcagcggggtggagatgttgttacctaccctcaccacctgggggcggcccatcaggaagtccaggacgcagttgcacagggcggggtcgagacccagggtctcgagcttgatggcgagtttggagggtactatggtgttaaatgctgagctgtagtcgatgaacagcattctcacataggtattcctcttgtccagatgggttagggcagtgtgcagtgtggttgcgattgcgtcgtctgtggacctattgggtcggtaagcaaattggagtgggtctagggtgtcaggtagggtggaggtgatatggtccttgactagtctctcaaagcacttcatgatgacggaagtgagtgctacggggcagtagtcatttagctcagttaccttagctttcttgggaacaggaacaatggtggccctcttgaagcatgtgggaacagcagactgggataaggattgattgaatatgtccttaaacacaccagccagctggtctgcgcatgctctgaggacgcggctgggaatgccgtctgggcctgcagccttgcgagggttaacacgtttaaatgttttactcacctcggctgcagtgaaggagagcccgcaggttttggtagcgggccgtgtcagtggcactgtattgtcctcaaagcgagcaaaaaagttatttagcctgtctgggagcaagacatcctggtccgcgacggggctggttttctttttgtaatccgtgattgactgtagaccctgccacatacctcttgtgtctcagctgttgaattgcgactctactttgtctctatactgggacttagcttgtttgattgccttgcggagagaatagctacactgtttgtattcgggcatgtttccggtcaccttgcccttgttgaaagcagtggttcgcactttcagtttcacgcgaatgctgccttcaatccacggtttctggtttgggaatgttttaatcgttgctgtgggtacgacatcgtcaatgcactttctaatgaacttgctcaccgaatcagcgtattcgtcaatattgttgttggacgcaatgcggaacatatcccaatccacgtgatcgaagcagtcttgaagcgtggaatcagattggtcggatcagcgttgaacagacctgagcgagggagcttgttgttttagtttctgtttgtaggctggaagcaacaaaatggagtcgtggtcagcttttccgaaaggagggtgggggagggccttatatgcgttgcggaagttagtataacaatgatccaaggttttaccagccctggtagcacaatcgatatgctgatagaatttagggagttttgttttcagattagccttgttaaattccccagctacgatgaatgcagcctcagggtgtgtggtttccagtttacaaagagtcagataaagttagttcagggccatcgatgtgtctgcttgggggggaattatatacggctgtgattataatcgaagagaattcccttggtagataatgcggtcgacatttgattgtgaggaattctagatcaggtgaacagaatgacttgagttcctgtatgttgttatgatcacaccacgtctcgttaatcataaggcatacacccccgcccctcttcttaccagaaagatgtttgtttctgtcggcgcgatgcgtgaagaaaccagctggctgcaccgactccgttagcgttaTCCTGGTGTTTAAACCCATGGTAAGCGTACATAGAGCCCATTCACTCTCCTCATATTGCTAAAAGGGGTTACAGACTGTCTGTGGAGAATTTGATGAAaagactacactcttagaaaaaaaggtgctatctagaatctaatcgggttctttggctgttcctataggagaaccctttgaagaaccccttttggttcgaggtagaacccctttggttccaggtagaactcttttgggttccatgaaaaccctttccacagagggttcaacatagaacccttttgggttctacctggaacaaaaagagttctcctatggggacagctgaaaaacccttttggaaccgttttttctaagagtgtgtgaTTTGTGTTATGTCTTTCAGGCAGGTCAGTTGATTGAGAAACTGGGCACCAAAGTGGTTCAGAACATTAGGAAGGACTATGGAGAAAATTCAGACGTCACCGCTCTCTGGAATGTTACTATGGATACGGTACTTTACAATATCTTGCCGGCCTGTTTTAATACCTTGGAAATAAGATGTTAGGCCTGCAAATAATGTCTCAAATAACATTATGTCATATATATTTGCTTGTGTATTAGAAatcttattcagtttagtcaacAGAATTGTTCTAATaagatctgtctctgtgtccactCTAGCTAAAGTGCTGTGGATTCTACAACTATACAGACTTCACTGACTCTCCATTTGAAAAATACACCCATCTCAACAGTGCTGCCACAGTGCTGATTTCAGCTCTTGTGATGGTACAAGTGCTGtatgttaagttcatgttttaagtatccctatatttcagTTATTACGGTGATATCACTGTTATTAGTACGCCTGCGCAGTAGTATAACTGTCGGTGGAACTGGCCTGAGTGTAATGGTGACGATGTACGGTGAAGTAAACCTTGTTCAACTGGAACCTAGTCGTCGTGTCATTTTGAGTTAACACTGTAGTCAGTGCGGATCCAAACTTAGTACGAGCTCTGAACTCATCACCTCAACAAGTTAATCACACTACATCCATACTCGAACTCATCAATGGAAGGCCCATTTGAGAATGTAACACACTTTACTGTTGGACACCCAGTGGCCTCACCTGTCTAAATAACTGTATTACATTTGTGTGTCCCCACAGACAATCATCGGCTGCTTCCCAAAGCTTATGCAACTGATTGATGAAAACACTATTGTCATTGTGGCAGTGGCATTGGGAATCGC contains the following coding sequences:
- the LOC129833379 gene encoding tetraspanin-1-like, whose amino-acid sequence is MDTLKCCGFYNYTDFTDSPFEKYTHLYPQQCCHSADFSSCDGTSATIIGCFPKLMQLIDENTIVIVAVALGIAALEILAMVVSMTLYCIIGSKSD